Genomic window (Lutra lutra chromosome 2, mLutLut1.2, whole genome shotgun sequence):
TGGGTTACTTGACTCCAAAGCTATTCTCctaaattatgattttaattaactTTCTTTCCTTATATCCTATATTTACCAATCATAagtataattttcttctctttgtagaGTTTCCTAAATGGATGGAAGTTGTGCTTTGATTAACCAACGTGAATATTTAAGTTCTTCTGGAAATTATATTCTcactataaattaaataattaatatattgtCATTACAAATGCACTGACATTTGGCTTATGTGTCACCATGTGtgtttagttatttttatgtgaaagccTTTAGTAAGATTGATCACCACTGGATACACTGCAGTCATGGTTCTGGATTTGCAAAACTGAGAAACAGGTCTTTGAGTTGAGTAACCCATCCAGAAGGGGCCATCTTATGAAGGCCAGGTTAGCAACCATTGGATATCTTGTTAATACCTCTATCTTGATCCTCTTTGTTACAATAAAAATTATGGGTTTATGTGATCTTTAAGTAACATAAGGGACCATCAAGGAAAATAGAAAGTCAATGAAATAATATAACCAGGAAGGCAGAATTTTGGATATTATAAAATAaggtgttaaaaaataataatttcagtgATTCTATGAACAATTTTAAGTAGTAACATATTCACACTTTTTCTAGGATTATCAAATAATTGAGAATGTCTTATCCATCACAGCAGCCATAAGAATGCACTCACAGACCACTGACTACAGGGAGTGTAATTAACTACGGGTCCCAACTACTGTGTTTTGAAATTTGTGGCCCCACACCTCTCATGGGTCATTCCCAGCCAAAGACTGCATAAAGCAGAGGAACTAAAGCAAACCTGTTCTTGATTTCTCTGAAGGCCAACTTTGGCTTAATGATTCCCTAGGGTTTCCTCAAATCTTCTAGCAGTCTAGGGTACTTTTAccaaaaatctctctctccatctcctttattTGAGATCAGAAAGGCATCAGAGCCTGatggctctcttttttttttttttttgatgaaaacagttttattttttacacttaaAGGCTGATGAATAACCATTACTAATCCTATTAAAGAAAACCCAACATCTCAATCGGAAAGGATAACCATATTTACTCATTAAATAGCATTTAAGTTTTCTACAACAGAACTTGAAAATACCCAGCATGCATGTTTAATCTAGTACAATGGATTCAAGACCAAGTATACATGTTACAAGCATCAAGGCTGGATTACAAATTATCATagtcatcatcgtcatcatcgtcatcatcatcatcttctcgttttcttttcattgcatttGATGATTCATTGGCAGTATTTTGTGATGACACCATGTTAGTGGTAATAAGAATGTTTTTGGACCCAATTAATGATGGATTAATCAGAACATTCTGAACTGCGGATGTTGCAGGAATTGATGCTTTTACAGTTGGGGACTGTGAAGTGGGCATCTGTACTGTAAACCTTTGCCCTGTGAGGGACATTGGAGTCCCTACTTTAGTTGACACAGACATGGTCTGTGGGGTTGGTGTGCCAAGAGTGGGAGTACTTGGTCTGCTAGTAACTGAACCAACACTTAACCGTGGAACTGTTATTCTTCCCGCAGAGGTAGATGCCTTTTTTTGTAAAGACTTAAGTCTATAGTTTGGAGCGGTCAAGCAGTATCTATCAGGTGGCAACCTGGGGCCTGAATATGGCTTGATTAATGGCAAaggagtttgatttctttgccttGCAATATCTAATAAAAAATCTCTTGGGGGAGGAGAGGTAAAAGACTGATCAGCACGACACTGGATGGCCAATCGCACATCATCTGCATCAACAGTAGCTTTCTTAGCATGGCTGGAATAAATTTTTGCATCACCTAGAATTGTGGTCACATATCGGAAGGCAAACTCCAACATCTGATTTATAACTCTTGGCTCATATTCTGTAATCCCCATATCCTTCAGGATTTGTGCCATCATCTGTGCATCTTTCGGCATGCTCTTGGGAGAAGCCATCTTGCCAGACTCCATGATATCCGTTGATCAGACTTCCCGAGCTAAATCACCCACATTAATGTATTTCAGTCCTGATCTTGATGCAAGTTCTTTGCCTAGCGTGATTTTTCCAACCCCTGGTGTACCGGTGAGCAGGATGTTCGGAAGCAACATGGTCCTCACCGCGCTGGCTCCGGGCGTCTCTCCTGATGGCTCTCTTAgccttctccagctccctccctATTTTCTCTCAATCTTTCCTCAAATAAAATACTTGCATATTACCAACATCATCTTTGTATCAGCTCCTGAAGGACCCCGACCAACACTTCCAAAAATTTTCCTAAATTCTCTTCAGTGTTTTATGTCATGAAACTCAAGGTCAGAATCCCAATTGGCTTAACCCTCCCAGTGGGCAGAATATTGAATGACCTATTCTCTTGTTCACTTTACCCAGATAGAGAAAGTGCTTGAGAAAGAACCCATGCTGATATATGGGCATTGTCTAATAGTTTTCCTGAATGATTAGAGACCTGGAAGAAGCAAGATTGCTGACATGGAAGTTTGGGGAAGAGTTATATGGGTAGACTACTTAGAATAGACCCAGAGTGGGCAGAAGAAGCTCTTAATAACCAGGTAGACATACTTTCCTGCTCAATGAAGGTAAATTTATTCTAGCACTTGCTCAATGATTTATGGGCAATGTGATCATACTTGTAGGAATGGAAGTAACACGTGGATAGGATCAGTACAAGCACTTTCCATCCCAAAGGATGATCTGGTCTTTGCTACTGCCGAGAGCCCATTTTGCAGCAATAAACAACCCCATGTTCCTGATAGGATACCATGTCCTGGAAGGGCCAATCTTCTCACTAATAGCAGGTTCATCATATTCTGTTCCCTCCAGCACAGAGGAGGTGGTGTTTTGTCCTAACTGGAATAGACATGGATTCTGTATATAGATTTGCCTTCTCTACTGGCTATGCTTCTGACAGCAGCATCACCTCTGAACTTAGAAATGCCTTATTTATGGCTATAATGCAAATGGATTCTAAGGGACAAAGTAAGGGAGTTTGTTGATAGTCATGGTTTAACTGCTTTTACACATAATCTATTATCCATAAGTACTGGACCttatagaaggaaataaatgaagacttaGAGCTCCAGCTGACACACACTACTTTCTAAGTTTGGGATGTTGTGCTACAGGATACAGTATGTACTCTGAACCAGGAATCAATGCATGGTGCTGTTTTTCAGAGGCAGGATTCTTGAGTCCAAGAACCAAGAGGTAGAACAGGAAGTGGAACTGTCTGGTatacataatatttcatttgcaaaaattTACTTCTCAATAACACAACTCTAAGATGTGCTGAGTTAGAGCTCTTGGTACCAAAGGGGGAAATGATTCGACCAAGGGACACATTTTGTTTCCATTGAA
Coding sequences:
- the LOC125093016 gene encoding transcription initiation factor TFIID subunit 9-like, with product MESGKMASPKSMPKDAQMMAQILKDMGITEYEPRVINQMLEFAFRYVTTILGDAKIYSSHAKKATVDADDVRLAIQCRADQSFTSPPPRDFLLDIARQRNQTPLPLIKPYSGPRLPPDRYCLTAPNYRLKSLQKKASTSAGRITVPRLSVGSVTSRPSTPTLGTPTPQTMSVSTKVGTPMSLTGQRFTVQMPTSQSPTVKASIPATSAVQNVLINPSLIGSKNILITTNMVSSQNTANESSNAMKRKREDDDDDDDDDDDYDNL